The proteins below come from a single Tissierella sp. MB52-C2 genomic window:
- the arcC gene encoding carbamate kinase produces the protein MKKKVVIALGGNAILQPKQEPSYETQLENVRKSCEVLARLVEEGYQLIISHGNGPQVGNLLRQNEEAKEVVPQMPLDVLTAETQGFIGYMIQQSLKNELNKLGINKEVITLATRVEVSKDDEKFKDPSKPIGAFYTEEEALVLKEEKGWMLKEDSGRGFRRVVASPKPIRILEKDVIKKLVDEDIIVIAGGGGGIPVVKEEDGTYSGIESVIDKDLSSCKLAEEIEADIFMILTDVDNAFINYGKIDERSIEKISIEELMKYVEEGHFAKGSMGPKIEAALEFAKTGGKSHICSLFQARNSLQGKSGTIISK, from the coding sequence ATGAAGAAAAAGGTAGTTATAGCTCTAGGTGGAAATGCCATACTTCAGCCTAAGCAGGAGCCAAGTTATGAAACTCAATTGGAGAATGTAAGAAAGAGTTGTGAAGTACTTGCAAGATTAGTGGAGGAAGGGTATCAGTTAATAATAAGTCATGGAAATGGACCTCAGGTAGGCAATCTTCTTAGACAAAATGAAGAGGCAAAGGAGGTTGTACCTCAAATGCCTTTAGATGTATTAACTGCTGAGACTCAAGGATTCATTGGATATATGATTCAACAATCTTTAAAAAATGAATTAAATAAGTTAGGAATAAATAAAGAAGTTATAACTCTAGCAACTAGAGTGGAAGTATCAAAGGATGATGAAAAGTTTAAAGATCCAAGTAAGCCTATAGGTGCATTTTATACTGAGGAAGAAGCTTTAGTTTTAAAAGAGGAAAAGGGATGGATGCTAAAGGAAGATTCAGGTAGAGGATTTAGAAGAGTAGTAGCTTCACCGAAACCCATAAGGATATTGGAAAAAGATGTTATAAAAAAATTAGTAGATGAAGATATTATAGTAATTGCAGGTGGCGGTGGTGGTATTCCTGTAGTTAAAGAAGAGGATGGCACCTACTCTGGTATAGAATCTGTAATAGATAAGGATTTAAGCAGCTGTAAATTAGCAGAGGAAATAGAAGCAGATATATTTATGATTTTAACAGATGTAGATAATGCGTTTATTAACTATGGAAAAATTGATGAAAGATCTATAGAAAAAATTAGTATAGAAGAATTGATGAAATATGTAGAAGAAGGACATTTTGCTAAGGGAAGTATGGGTCCTAAAATAGAAGCTGCCTTAGAGTTTGCAAAAACTGGCGGAAAGTCTCATATATGCTCATTATTTCAAGCCAGAAATTCCCTGCAAGGAAAAAGTGGAACCATAATATCTAAGTAA
- a CDS encoding ABC transporter ATP-binding protein, translating into MNDLIVLTNLRKVYKMGDEKIIALDNVSLSIKKEEFICLLGTSGSGKSTLLNMMAGLEKPTKGEIIIGKYQIHKMNERDITKFRQRYVGFVFQSYNLIPTLSALENVSLGLTFQGVPKAEREKLAKQILVDVGLGKRLHHKPSEMSGGQQQRVSIARAFVGKPEIVFADEPTGNLDTRTTMEIMDLITGMAYDLKQTLIIVTHDVEISDYAHRVVSLRDGFIEKIIENENIIKGAAN; encoded by the coding sequence TTGAATGATTTAATTGTATTAACAAACTTGAGAAAAGTCTATAAAATGGGAGATGAAAAAATTATTGCTTTAGATAATGTAAGCTTATCTATAAAAAAAGAGGAGTTTATCTGTCTGTTAGGTACATCTGGTTCAGGCAAATCCACATTATTAAATATGATGGCTGGACTTGAAAAGCCTACTAAGGGTGAAATCATCATAGGAAAATATCAGATACATAAAATGAACGAAAGAGACATAACTAAATTTCGTCAAAGATATGTAGGCTTCGTTTTTCAATCCTATAACTTAATCCCTACTTTATCAGCTCTAGAAAATGTAAGTTTAGGTCTTACATTTCAGGGAGTACCTAAAGCTGAAAGGGAAAAGTTAGCAAAACAGATATTAGTCGATGTAGGCCTTGGAAAAAGGCTTCATCATAAGCCATCTGAAATGAGTGGGGGACAACAGCAAAGAGTAAGTATTGCCAGAGCCTTTGTAGGTAAGCCTGAAATAGTATTTGCCGACGAGCCAACTGGAAACTTAGATACAAGAACAACAATGGAGATCATGGATTTAATTACTGGTATGGCCTATGACCTTAAACAAACCCTGATAATAGTAACCCATGATGTGGAAATCTCAGATTATGCCCATAGAGTAGTTAGCTTGAGAGATGGGTTTATAGAAAAGATTATAGAAAATGAAAACATAATAAAGGGGGCAGCAAATTAG
- the glpX gene encoding class II fructose-bisphosphatase, translated as MDRNLALNLGRVTEAAALASAKFLGRGDKNAADQAAVDAMRRMFDTVNIDGVVVIGEGEIDEAPMLYIGEQIGIAGPDSLKIDIAVDPLDGTSSIAFGRPDAVSVVAIAPRGCMLHAPDTYMNKIAVGPKAAGVIDINKPIEENIASVAKALDKDISEVTVTMLDRPRHDKLAEDIRKAGARIRMITDGDVIAAINTCFEKTGVDMMVGIGGAPEGVITAAALKCMGGEFQGILHPATDEQRQRCIDMGADLNKVYKTDDLVKGDEIVFAATGVSHGELLQGVKYLENNVAATHTLVLRRETGTIRFIEATHKLDKKPEYAK; from the coding sequence ATGGATAGAAACTTGGCTTTAAATTTAGGAAGAGTAACAGAAGCAGCAGCATTGGCCAGTGCAAAGTTTTTAGGCAGAGGAGATAAAAATGCTGCAGATCAGGCTGCTGTTGATGCCATGAGAAGAATGTTTGATACTGTAAATATAGATGGAGTAGTAGTTATAGGCGAAGGAGAAATAGACGAGGCACCTATGTTATATATTGGAGAGCAAATAGGTATAGCAGGACCTGATAGTCTAAAAATAGACATAGCTGTAGATCCTCTTGACGGAACTAGTTCCATAGCCTTCGGTAGACCAGATGCTGTTTCAGTTGTTGCCATAGCTCCTAGAGGCTGTATGCTTCATGCTCCAGATACTTATATGAATAAAATTGCAGTAGGACCAAAGGCCGCTGGAGTTATAGATATTAATAAACCTATAGAAGAAAATATTGCCAGTGTTGCCAAGGCTTTAGATAAAGATATATCTGAAGTTACTGTAACTATGCTTGATAGACCAAGACATGATAAATTAGCAGAAGATATAAGAAAGGCAGGAGCTAGAATTAGAATGATTACTGATGGAGACGTAATAGCTGCCATTAATACTTGCTTTGAGAAAACAGGTGTTGATATGATGGTAGGTATAGGTGGTGCTCCAGAAGGAGTAATTACCGCTGCTGCATTAAAATGTATGGGTGGAGAATTTCAAGGAATTTTACATCCTGCAACTGATGAACAAAGACAAAGATGTATAGATATGGGGGCTGATCTTAACAAGGTATATAAAACAGATGACCTTGTAAAAGGAGACGAAATAGTATTTGCAGCAACGGGAGTATCTCACGGTGAATTGCTTCAAGGAGTTAAATACTTAGAAAATAATGTTGCAGCTACTCATACTCTAGTTCTTAGGAGAGAAACAGGAACTATTAGATTTATAGAAGCCACACATAAGTTAGATAAGAAACCGGAATACGCTAAATAA
- the kce gene encoding 3-keto-5-aminohexanoate cleavage protein, which produces MEKLIITAAICGAEVTKENNPQVPYTVEEIGREAESAYKAGASIIHLHVREDDGTPTQDKNRFKACMDEILRRCPDVIIQPSTGGAVGMTDEERLQPTELGPEMATLDCGTCNFGGDEIFVNTENTIKNFGRLMIERGVKPEVEVFDKGMIDYAIRYAKQGFIKEPMHFDFVLGVQMSASARDLVFMVESIPHGSTWTVAGVGRHEFPMAAIAIAMGGHVRVGFEDNVYIEKGVLAKSNGELVERVVRIAKELGREIATPDEAREILGLKKK; this is translated from the coding sequence ATGGAAAAATTAATTATTACAGCTGCTATTTGCGGTGCTGAGGTAACTAAGGAGAATAATCCTCAAGTTCCTTACACTGTAGAGGAAATAGGTAGAGAAGCGGAATCAGCTTATAAAGCTGGTGCAAGCATAATTCATCTTCATGTTAGAGAAGATGATGGTACTCCAACTCAAGACAAAAATAGATTTAAAGCTTGTATGGATGAAATATTAAGAAGATGCCCCGATGTTATAATTCAACCTTCCACAGGTGGAGCAGTTGGTATGACTGATGAAGAAAGGCTTCAACCAACGGAACTAGGACCTGAAATGGCAACTTTAGATTGTGGTACCTGTAACTTTGGTGGAGATGAAATATTTGTAAATACTGAAAACACTATAAAAAACTTTGGTAGACTTATGATTGAAAGAGGAGTTAAACCAGAAGTTGAAGTATTTGACAAGGGTATGATTGACTATGCTATTAGATATGCTAAACAAGGATTTATAAAAGAGCCTATGCATTTTGACTTTGTACTAGGAGTACAAATGTCAGCAAGTGCAAGGGATTTAGTATTTATGGTAGAAAGTATACCCCATGGATCTACTTGGACAGTGGCAGGTGTTGGTAGACATGAATTCCCTATGGCGGCCATAGCAATAGCAATGGGTGGTCATGTTAGAGTAGGATTTGAAGATAATGTATATATAGAAAAAGGAGTATTAGCTAAATCCAATGGAGAATTAGTAGAAAGAGTTGTAAGAATAGCTAAAGAACTAGGTAGAGAAATAGCTACTCCAGATGAAGCAAGAGAAATATTAGGACTAAAGAAAAAATAG
- the rpmE gene encoding 50S ribosomal protein L31, which translates to MKADIHPNYNEATVICACGNTFKAGSVKEELKVEICSECHPFFTGRQKFAERGGRVEKFKKKYNRD; encoded by the coding sequence ATGAAAGCGGATATTCATCCAAATTATAACGAGGCTACTGTTATTTGTGCCTGTGGAAATACATTTAAAGCAGGTTCAGTTAAAGAAGAATTAAAAGTAGAAATCTGTTCAGAATGTCACCCATTCTTTACAGGCCGTCAAAAGTTTGCTGAACGTGGTGGACGTGTTGAGAAATTTAAGAAAAAATACAACAGAGACTAA
- a CDS encoding class II fructose-1,6-bisphosphate aldolase — protein sequence MLVTGKELLLDAQKKGYAVGAFNINNMEIIQAIIEAAEESNSPVILQASQGGIKYAGIEYISALGKLAARNAKVPVALHLDHGTDFDQVMLCIRHGFSSVMIDGSRFPLEENIAYTKKVIEVAKAVGVSVEAELGKIGGTEDHITVDEKDATFTDPQEALRFVNETDVDFLAIAVGTAHGVYKGEPKLDFDRIKTIRETISVPLVLHGSSGVSEDALKKAISLGISKINIDTDLRIAFAEGVKNFIKDNPDNIDPRKILAPAKEQMKAKIKEKMEIFGSVNKA from the coding sequence ATGTTAGTTACGGGGAAAGAATTATTGTTAGATGCACAAAAAAAAGGATATGCTGTAGGAGCTTTTAATATTAATAATATGGAGATAATTCAAGCTATTATTGAAGCTGCTGAGGAATCAAATTCTCCAGTTATTCTTCAAGCTAGCCAAGGTGGTATTAAATATGCAGGAATTGAATATATATCCGCTCTAGGAAAACTTGCAGCTAGAAATGCTAAGGTTCCAGTGGCGCTTCACTTAGACCATGGTACAGATTTTGATCAAGTAATGTTATGTATTAGACATGGTTTCTCTTCTGTAATGATTGATGGTTCTAGATTCCCATTAGAGGAAAATATTGCATATACTAAGAAAGTAATAGAAGTTGCTAAGGCTGTTGGAGTTTCCGTTGAAGCAGAATTAGGAAAGATAGGTGGAACTGAAGATCATATTACTGTAGATGAAAAGGATGCTACTTTTACTGATCCACAGGAAGCTTTAAGATTTGTAAATGAAACAGATGTGGACTTTTTAGCCATAGCTGTAGGAACTGCCCATGGAGTATATAAGGGAGAGCCGAAGTTGGATTTTGATAGAATAAAGACCATAAGAGAGACTATATCTGTACCATTGGTACTGCATGGTTCATCAGGAGTTTCAGAGGATGCTCTTAAAAAAGCTATCTCTCTAGGAATTTCTAAAATAAATATAGATACAGACCTTAGAATAGCCTTTGCTGAAGGTGTAAAAAACTTTATAAAAGATAACCCAGATAATATTGATCCAAGGAAGATTTTAGCACCAGCTAAAGAGCAAATGAAAGCAAAGATTAAAGAAAAAATGGAGATATTTGGCTCAGTTAATAAAGCTTAG
- the fsa gene encoding fructose-6-phosphate aldolase, whose product MKLFIDTANIDEIREINEWGVICGVTTNPSLIAKEGRDFKEVVKEISEIVDGPISAEVISLEKDGMLEEARELTKIHKNIVIKIPMTKEGLKAVKVLSSEGIKTNVTLVFSANQALLAARAGATYVSPFIGRLDDIGNEGISLIEDIVNVFNVHNIDTEIIAASIRHNVHVLDAAKAGAHISTIPYKVFSQMLDHPLTNIGIDKFLKDWDSLQTK is encoded by the coding sequence ATGAAGCTTTTTATTGATACTGCAAATATAGATGAAATAAGAGAAATAAATGAATGGGGAGTTATTTGTGGAGTTACTACTAATCCTAGTTTAATTGCTAAGGAAGGTAGAGACTTCAAAGAAGTTGTTAAAGAAATTTCTGAAATTGTTGATGGACCTATTAGTGCAGAAGTTATTTCTTTAGAAAAAGATGGTATGTTAGAGGAAGCAAGGGAACTTACTAAGATCCATAAAAATATAGTAATAAAGATTCCTATGACAAAGGAAGGACTAAAGGCTGTAAAGGTCTTATCTTCTGAAGGAATAAAGACAAATGTAACTTTAGTTTTTTCTGCTAATCAAGCCTTACTTGCAGCACGTGCAGGGGCTACTTATGTAAGTCCCTTTATTGGCAGACTTGACGATATAGGAAATGAAGGAATATCTCTTATTGAGGATATAGTAAATGTATTTAATGTCCATAATATAGATACTGAAATAATTGCTGCAAGTATAAGACATAATGTCCATGTATTAGATGCTGCAAAGGCGGGAGCCCATATTTCAACTATACCTTATAAGGTGTTTTCACAAATGTTAGACCATCCTTTGACTAATATTGGTATAGATAAATTCTTAAAGGATTGGGATAGTTTACAAACTAAATAG
- a CDS encoding hotdog domain-containing protein, producing MEKAMIRLRMSTQDAHYGGNLVDGARILALFGDVATELLIRHDGDEGLFVAYDKVEFTAPVYAGDFIEAVGEIVKVGNTSRKMVFEARKVIVPRPDISDSACDLLEEPMVVCKAEGTCVVPKDKIRK from the coding sequence ATGGAAAAAGCTATGATTAGACTTAGAATGAGTACACAGGATGCTCATTATGGTGGAAACTTAGTAGATGGTGCTAGAATACTAGCATTATTTGGAGATGTGGCTACAGAATTACTTATTAGACATGACGGAGACGAGGGACTGTTTGTAGCTTATGATAAAGTAGAATTTACAGCGCCAGTTTATGCAGGAGATTTTATTGAAGCAGTAGGAGAGATTGTAAAGGTGGGAAATACTTCTAGAAAGATGGTATTTGAAGCTAGGAAGGTAATAGTGCCTAGACCAGATATAAGCGATTCAGCCTGTGATCTTCTAGAAGAACCTATGGTAGTATGTAAAGCAGAAGGAACCTGTGTAGTACCGAAGGATAAGATAAGAAAGTAA
- the rho gene encoding transcription termination factor Rho → MTEQELSGKKISELREIAKSQDIASPYKYKKDELIDIILQSYALKEKESNMEKDNEDKEGIKIKDIADNLPEKVTEELENMEVINSAEGILELHTDGYGFLRSDNYQSGDEDIYISPSQIRRFRLKTGDKIFGVTRDPNPGERYKALLYIKSVNGMHPETSIKRPNFDNLTPIYPNKRLKLETNSSDLSTRMIDLIAPIGKGQRGMIVSPPKAGKTSLLKMVANSISENHPEVEIIVLLIDERPEEVTDMKRSVKGDVVYSTFDEQPQHHTKVAEIVLERAKRLVEHGKDVVILLDSITRLARAYNLTIPATGRTLSGGLDPGALHKPKRFFGAARNLEEGGSLTILATGLVETGSRMDDVIFEEFKGTGNMEIHLDRKLSEKRIFPAIDINKSGTRREELLLSQKELETIWGIRKALGNAPTQDVTETLIESLLRSKDNEHFINEMRNKIWL, encoded by the coding sequence TTGACGGAGCAGGAACTGTCAGGGAAGAAGATTAGTGAACTACGAGAAATTGCAAAATCACAGGACATAGCTAGTCCTTATAAATATAAAAAGGATGAATTAATTGATATAATACTTCAAAGCTATGCATTGAAAGAAAAGGAAAGTAATATGGAAAAAGATAATGAAGATAAAGAAGGCATTAAGATAAAGGATATTGCAGATAATTTACCTGAAAAGGTAACAGAAGAATTAGAGAATATGGAAGTAATAAATAGTGCTGAAGGAATCCTTGAATTACATACAGATGGATATGGATTTTTAAGATCAGATAATTACCAATCTGGTGATGAGGATATATATATTTCTCCTTCACAAATAAGAAGATTTAGATTAAAAACTGGAGACAAAATTTTTGGAGTAACTCGTGATCCAAATCCTGGTGAAAGATATAAGGCTCTTCTATATATTAAATCTGTTAATGGAATGCATCCAGAAACGTCTATCAAAAGACCTAATTTTGATAATTTAACCCCAATTTATCCCAATAAAAGATTAAAACTTGAGACAAATTCATCTGATTTATCCACTAGAATGATAGACTTAATTGCACCTATTGGAAAGGGACAAAGAGGTATGATAGTATCTCCTCCAAAGGCTGGAAAAACTTCCTTACTAAAAATGGTTGCCAATAGTATATCAGAAAATCATCCAGAAGTGGAAATTATTGTATTATTAATAGATGAGCGACCAGAGGAAGTTACAGATATGAAAAGGTCTGTAAAGGGTGATGTGGTTTATTCTACCTTTGACGAACAACCTCAGCATCATACTAAGGTTGCAGAAATTGTTCTTGAAAGGGCAAAACGTCTTGTGGAACATGGAAAAGATGTAGTTATTTTGCTAGATAGTATTACAAGGCTGGCAAGAGCCTATAACTTAACTATTCCGGCAACAGGAAGAACCCTATCAGGAGGATTGGATCCAGGAGCATTGCATAAACCTAAAAGATTTTTTGGTGCAGCAAGGAATTTAGAAGAAGGTGGAAGCTTAACTATTTTGGCCACAGGTTTAGTGGAAACTGGAAGTAGAATGGATGATGTTATATTTGAGGAATTTAAGGGTACAGGTAATATGGAAATCCACCTAGATAGAAAATTATCTGAAAAGAGGATTTTCCCTGCCATAGATATTAATAAATCAGGAACTAGAAGGGAAGAATTACTTCTTTCTCAAAAAGAACTTGAGACAATTTGGGGTATAAGAAAAGCCTTAGGTAACGCACCTACACAGGATGTAACCGAGACTTTAATAGAGTCTTTACTAAGATCTAAGGACAATGAACATTTTATAAATGAGATGAGAAATAAAATTTGGTTATAG
- a CDS encoding DUF1385 domain-containing protein has product MKIKNLDRVPKHITSIGGQALIEGVMMRGPKDVAMAVRKPDKEIEVKVEKLQTLGMKYKIFRLPLIRGVVGLVEAMLFGTKALMYSAEFFEEEVETEPKESFTQKIFKDKANDAEMVFAVVTSLVLAVGMFMILPTILTNFFKTKIHSSIGLNLVEGLVRIIIFLLYIIGVSRLDDIRRVFEYHGAEHKTIHCYENQEELTVENVKKYPILHPRCGTSFLFMVMIISILVLSFFGWPNPLQRFIVRILMFPVIAGISYEINRLIGKSNGKLAYFLSYPGLMIQKLATVKEPDEEQIEVAIESLKAVLTDNKEEDKW; this is encoded by the coding sequence ATGAAAATAAAAAATTTAGATAGAGTACCAAAACATATTACAAGTATCGGGGGTCAGGCTCTAATTGAAGGAGTTATGATGCGTGGGCCTAAGGATGTTGCAATGGCTGTTAGAAAGCCAGATAAGGAAATTGAAGTAAAGGTAGAGAAACTCCAAACCTTGGGGATGAAATATAAAATATTTAGACTTCCCCTCATAAGAGGTGTAGTAGGATTGGTGGAGGCAATGCTTTTTGGTACTAAGGCTCTTATGTACTCGGCAGAATTCTTTGAAGAAGAGGTAGAGACTGAGCCTAAGGAAAGCTTTACACAGAAGATATTTAAAGATAAGGCAAATGATGCGGAAATGGTCTTTGCAGTGGTTACTTCCTTAGTTTTGGCTGTAGGTATGTTTATGATTTTACCTACTATTTTGACTAATTTTTTTAAGACAAAAATTCATAGCTCCATAGGGTTAAACTTAGTAGAAGGATTAGTTAGAATAATAATATTTCTATTATATATAATAGGAGTATCTAGATTAGATGATATTAGAAGGGTCTTTGAATATCATGGTGCAGAACACAAAACCATTCATTGTTATGAAAATCAAGAAGAATTAACTGTGGAAAATGTAAAGAAATATCCAATCCTTCATCCTAGATGTGGAACTAGCTTTTTATTTATGGTTATGATAATTAGTATTTTAGTCTTGTCATTCTTTGGGTGGCCAAATCCATTACAGAGATTTATCGTAAGAATCTTAATGTTTCCTGTGATTGCAGGAATATCTTATGAAATAAATAGGTTAATTGGTAAAAGTAATGGAAAATTAGCGTACTTCCTATCTTATCCAGGACTAATGATTCAAAAATTAGCTACTGTAAAGGAACCAGATGAAGAACAGATCGAAGTGGCTATAGAATCTTTAAAAGCAGTATTAACTGATAATAAGGAAGAGGATAAATGGTAA